The Halobacillus ihumii genomic sequence CCTGGCTGTTCGGTATATTTTCATCCGTTCGGTCAAAAACTGGCTTCTCCGCCCGCTCGGGTGATGCTGAAGGTTCGCTTGGCGTAGTGGGTGAAGACACCGGCGAACCTTTCCCTTCTTTGTTTTTATTTAAACCAGTGAAAAAGCTAATGATCCCGCCGATCACAGCCGCAACGACGAGAAAATTACTAAATATTAATTCCAGAATATTTTCCATATCCATTCTCCTTTATAAGATTAGGAAAATTATTGTTCCTCATTCTCCTGATCAGACATGTCACCTAAGGTTTGTCTCATATCTGTATCAGCATTTATGTTTTGATAATTCATGTAATCCATAACGCCCATTTTGCCTGAACGTAGTGCTTCGGCCAGCGCCTGAGGTACTTCTGCTTCTGATTCAACCACCTTAGCCTGCATCTCCTGCACACGTGCCCGCATCTCTTGTTCTTGGGCAATAGCCATTGCACGACGCTCTTCAGCTTTCGCCTGAGCAATATTTTTGTCTGCTTCTGCCTGATCTGTCTGCAAAATGGCACCAATATTTTTACCAATGTCAATATCAGCGATATCGATTGATAATATTTCAAATGCAGTACCTGCATCAAGCCCTTTTCCTAATACATTTTGTGAAATCCGATCAGGATTTTCCAAAACTTTATTATGGTTCACACTGGAACCTATGGTAGAAACGATACCTTCACCAACTCGAGCGATAACTGTATCCTCTCCAGCACCACCCACTAGGCGATCAATATTAGCACGAACCGTAATACGCGCTTTTGCTTTTACTTCAATCCCATCAATAGCTACCCCGGCGATGAATGGAGTTTCAATCACCTTCGGATTTACACTCATTTGTACAGCCTCAAGCACATCACGGCCTGCAAGGTCAATGGCTGCACAGCGCTCAAAGCTGAGTTCTATATTTGCACGTTGAGCAGCGATCAATGCATTCACCACTCTGTCAACATTACCACCTGCAAGATAATGACTTTCTAATTGGTTCGTGTCTACATTAACTCCTGCTTTGTGCGCTTTAATCATCGGATTAATGACTCTTGATGGAATAACTCTCCTTAACCGCATACCCACTAATGTAAAAATACTTACCTTTACACCTGCAGCCAGGGCACTGATCCATAACATCACGGGTATGAATGTAAATAGCACGGCTATAACAATAATGATAATTCCAATGATAATAATTGGCATAAGTTCTTGTAAGCTCATTTATTACTCCCCTTTTACAATTTTAGTTTTCTTGACGAACAACAATTCTGGCACCTTCGATTTTCACAATTTTAACCTGCTGATTAGCAGCGATGAAACTACCTTCTGACACCACATCCATACGCTCCTCATCAATGAGAGCGGTGCCGGAAGGTCTTAGAGGAGTAATTGTCTCTCCTTTCAGCCCAATCAGTTCAAGACGGTTCACAGTTGAAACATAACCTTTTTCAGCCGAGGTGGAATCATTAAGAATAACGTGTCGGAAAAAACCTCGCTCAAATCCGATCGTTTTTATAAGTATGATCGAGACTACAATCGTTAATAGCAGCGCAATTCCGATGCTCATCGCCATATGGCCTATATCTGCAGATGACATCATCAATGACGCTACAACGGCTGCTACCCCTGCTATTCCAGCTATGCCTCCAGGCAGAAATAGTTCAGCTACAATCAGGCCGACCCCTAAGATCAGCAAGACAATAGCTTCATAACCTGCAAGCCCTGCAACGACATGCCCGTAAAAGAAAAGCACTAAGGACAATGCTCCCATGATCCCAGGAATACCAAAACCAGGAGAGTATAACTCAACCACAAGACCGATACTGGCAATTGATAATAATATGGGTATAACAATCGGATGGGTAAGAAAGCGTGCAAAATTTTCGGCCAGAGTCGGACTCGTTTCAACTACCTTGGCATCGCTCATGCCAATTTCGTGAAGTAGTTGAATCCGATCCTTCACAATACCTTCCGCATAACCGACTTCCACAGCATCTTCAGGCCCTAGTGTCAAAAATTCTCCTTTAGCTGCTCCATACTCAGATAGATTCACACTGCTATCTGCCATGGCCCTGGCATATAAAGGATCACGGCCGTTTGCCTCGGCAGCCGAAACCATTGCTGAAATCCACGCTGACTGTGCTTTCTTATCAGCAGCCGTTCCATCTGAATTAATCACACCTGAGGCACCCATCGTGGCTTGGGGCTTCATATAAATTTGATCAGCACTAAGGGCAATATACGAACCTGCCGAATATGCCCGACTGGCTACAAAGGCCGTATTTGAAATATCTAAACCGGCAAGAAGCTCGCCAATGTCTCCAGCAGCGTCCACCCTACCTCCAGGTGTATCAATTTCAAATATGATATGATCTGCTCCTTTTTCAATGGCTTCATCTGTTGTACGTTCAAGGAAAGAAACCATGCCGCTTTCAACTGTATTTTCGACTGGGATCACATAAACCAGCTGGCCTTCTCCTTCAGCTTTCACATGATCACTAATAAAACACAGGATAAGGAGCATGCTCATCATCAATAGAGAACGATTAACCCATTTCAAACAATTCACCTCCTCGCGCTGGCACACTGCTTATTAATTATACGGGATACCTATGTAAGAAGTTTCATAAAATACAAAAGGTCCCTCTTTTTTATTAAGAGAGACCTTTATCTTTTAAGATAATTGCTTAAGTACGAGTTTATTCACCTTTGAGCCTTCTGTTTTACCTTTTACCTTTGGCATCACAGCACTCATGACTTTCCCCATGTCGCTCTTAGATGAAGCCCCTACTTCTTCAATTGTTTCTTGAACGATTTGTTCAAGTTCTTCTTCTGTAAGCTGTTTCGGCATGTATACTTGTAAAATCTCAATTTCTTCATTAAGTCCTTCTACAAGATCTTCGCGTCCAGCTTCTTTAAACTCTTGGAGGGAATCTTTCCTCTGTTTCACCTCGCGAGATAAAACAGTCAGTTCTTCTTCTTCTGATAGATCTTCACCCAGTTTAATCGCCTCGTTTTGCATCGAAGCTTTAACCATACGAATGACTCCAAGGGTCTTCTTATCCCTTGCTTTCATCGCGGCCTTCATATCCTGGTTAAGACGTTCTAGAATTGACATCTACTTAACACCCTCTTTTAATCACTTGCGCTTTCTAGCGGCCTCAGACTTTTTCTTACGGCGTACGCTAGGCTTATCGTAATATTCACGCTTACGATATTCTGATAATGCACCGCTTTTCGATACATCGCGCTTGAAGCGACGAAGAGCATCTTCAAGAGACTCGTTTTTACGGACGCGAGTTGTTTTTGACATGCTATTTCCCTCCCTCCAAAGCAAAAAAACTGTTTCTATATAGTGTAGAGAACTCCCACACCTTCGACAATTATATTATATAGGTCATTTATGGTCAACTTTTTTATTAATCATATGTTTTAAAATCTCTTGAAACTTAGGTGCTCCTTCTGCTTCAAATCGCCGATTCCTCAAAGCAGAGCGGAATTTTTAACTTGTTACAACTCAAAAGTTATTTTTTTAAATTTCCTGATTTGAATAGCAGGTCCTACCTTTTCATGAAGTATCTCGCCTTCAGCTTTCAATTAAAAAAGCTGCTTGCTTTATCGCAACCAGCTTTCACACTCTAATAATCAGATGTTCCAGTGCCTCCGTTGATGATGGCGATACCTGCGCTTGCCCCAATACGAGTTGCTCCTGCTTCAATGACAGCTCGTGCTCCTTCGTAATCACGTACTCCGCCAGAAGCTTTTACACCTAAATCCGGACCGACAGTTTTGCGCATCAGGCTGACATCTTCAACCGTTGCGCCACCACCTGAGAAACCTGTTGAGGTTTTAACGAAATCCGCTCCGCCATCTTTAGTTAACTGTGAAGCTGTAACTTTTTCTTCATCACTCAGCAGAGAAGTCTCAATAATAACCTTTACTAAGGCTTTACCTTTGGCTTCATTTACAACAGCTTCAATATCAGCCTGGACAGCTTCTGTATTTCCTGATTTCAATTCGCCAACATTGATCACCATGTCCACTTCTGTAGCACCATTCTTAATAGCCTGGCGTGTTTCAAACACTTTTGTCTCTGTCGTTGTCGCCCCTAGAGGAAACCCAATAACTGTACATACCCTTACATCTGTACCTTGTAGTAATTGTGAACTGTATTCCACCCAGTAAGGATTTACACAGACCGACATAAAATCATATTCTTTTGCTTCATGGCAAATCTCGGTAATCTTATCTTTGGAAGTATCTGGTTTGAGCTGTGTATGATCTATCATTTTTGCTAAATTTTGTCCCATAGAGTTCATCCCTTCGTTTAGTTGTCCGTACATCTACCTTATAATAGCATGTCGCTTTCAAAAAAGCGAGCAGCATGAAAGGGCTTTTATAAAATGTCCATTATTGTTCTTCTAGTTGATAGGATAAACTAGATAGAAAATATAGCGGAGCGGTTTCCATTCGCAATATTCTCGGTCCTAATCGTACCGGATGGAAGTCTGCCGACAAGAGTTGTTCCGCTTCTTCAGATGTAAATCCACCCTCTGGTCCAAATACAACAATCACCCTCTTTCCTCTGGTTACTCGCTGTAACTGATCTGCCAATGAGTGATGGTTTCCAGATCGTGCTTCTTCTTCATGGGCGATCAGTTTCACGTCATACTGATGGCTCTTTTTGATCAGAGCTGTCATAGCCATAACATCAGATATTTCGGGAATGCTGGATCGTTCAGATTGTTCGCTCGCTTCTTTGGCGATTTTTTCGAGCCTGGAAACCTTCTTCTTTGCTTTTTTTGCGTCCCACTTTGCAACCGAACGCTCCGCTTCAAAAGGAATAAAATCGTAAGCTCCAAGTTCCGTCCCTTTTTGAACAACCTGTTCAAGTTTATCCCCTTTACCAAGACTCTGAACGATTGTAACTCTTACGGGTAGTTCTTTATTTTCCGCAAGCCATTCCCTGACAGTACCTGACACCTTCTCGCCTGCGTTGATCTTATCGATCTCGCATAGAGCTGGGCCATGATCAGGATGAACACAAATAAAAGTATCCCCTTCCTGCATTCTCATGACTCTTGTCATATGATGGACATCGTTTCCTGTAATGGCAACGCCTTCATCTTCCCAACTGGTTCGATCTACAAAATAACGCTGCATCATCAATCACCTTATATCCGGCTTTTTAGCAATAATAGAAATCCAATCTTCCATTCTGTTCGTCTCAATGACCTCAAACCCAGCCTTCTGAAGCCGATTTTTTACCAATTCCTTCTTTCCCTCAATGATTCCTGAAGTGATAAAATAACCATTTGGCTGCAGCAGACGGTAGGCGTCATCTACAAATTGGACAATAATTTCCGCCAGTATATTCGATACAATTAAGCCTGGTTCAATAGTAACACCTTGTAAAAGATTATTTTTAGTCGATGTTACCTGATGTGCCACTTGATTTAATTCAGCGTTATTCATTGTACTTTTCACGGCCACTTCATCAAGATCGAATGCATGGACATGGTCAGCACCTAGCAGTACAGAAGCTACGCTCAGCACCCCTGAGCCTGACCCTACATCGAGAACAATGTCACCTTTCGTTAAATACTGTTCAAGAGCTTGCAAGCTCAAGACTGTGGTGGGATGCGTCCCTGTTCCGAATGCCATTCCAGGATCCATTTCGATTATTAACTCATCACTTTGTACAGGGGTATAGTCTTCCCATGTAGGGATAATTGTAATCTTTTCAGAAATCTTTACTGGTTTATAATATTTCTTCCAGGCTGTAGCCCAGTCTTCTTCATGAATTTCGGTAAGGGTTACATCATTATGGCCAATGTCAATGTCAAATATCTTTAAATTATTTACCGATTGTTTGATCGCATCAACCGTTTCAGATAAAAAGCTATTGACTGGCAGATAGGCCTTAACATAGACTCCTTCCTCAGGATAATCTTCTGGATTCAGTTCATAGATTTCACCAAATCCCGTTTCCTCTTGGTTCATATCCTGAGGATCTTCTATCACTACACCGCTTGCCCCTGACTCATGCAAGATGTTCGAAACGGGTTCAATGGCTTCATTGGTGGTGTGAATACAAACTTCCGACCACTTCATATTGATCAACTCACTTTTTTAGGATTATGTACAAAAAGAGTGCCAGGAACTTTGGCACAGGTAGTATTCACAAGCTACCGATTTATCCACGTCCAGACACTCTTTCATTAACAGCCTCATTCACCTTTAAATGCACGTTTCATTCGTTCAAAAAAATTACCATGCTGCTCTTCCGTTACTTCATTACCACTGATTTCACTAAATTCCCTAATCAGCTCACGCTGACGGTCTGTCAAATTCTTTGGTGTAATGACACGCATCTTGACGTGCTGATCTCCATGGCCACGGCCATGGACATTTGGAGAACCTTTATCTTTCAAACGGAACGTCTTACCTGTTTGAGTTCCAGCCGGCACCTTAAGTTTAACTTTTCCATGCACAGTCGGCACTTCAATTTCATCACCTAGGGCAGCTTGGGCAAATGTTAACGGGATTTCACAAAAGATGTGGTCCTGTTCGCGCTCAAAAAATTCATGCTGCTGCACACGAATCACAACGAACAGATCCCCAGCAGGACCGCCGTTTACACCAGCTTCTCCTTTGCCAGGCACACGAATTTGCTGTCCCTCGTCAATACCTGCAGGAATATCGATGTGTATTTTGTTTCGTTTCGTTACACGGCCATCTCCACCACAAGTATTACATTTATCTTTAACGATCTGTCCGGTTCCTTGACAATGATGACACACTCTTCGGTTCACAACACGGCCAAATGGTGTGTTTTGCTCTTGATTAATCTGTCCGCTTCCCTGACAGTGTGAACAAGTTTCAGGAGAAGTGCCAGGCTTAGCACCCGACCCCTCACATGTATCACACGTTTCCTCGACAGGAATCTCAACATCTGTACTCTTTCCAAAAATGGCTTCCTCGAACTGAAGCGTCATAGAATACTGGAGGTCGGCCCCTTTGCGTGGAGCGTTAGGGTCACGCCGACGCCCCCCTCCGCCGAAGAACATATCGAAAATATCGCCGAAGCCGCCGAAGTCTTCACCGCCGCCTCCGAAACCGCCAAATCCTTGACCTTGCGGACCAGCATGACCAAATTGGTCATATTGTGTACGTTTTTGTTGGTCACTCAAAGTTTCATAAGCTTCTTTGGCTTCTTTAAATTTATCAGATGCATTTTCTTCTTCACTGACATCTGGGTGATATTTACGTGCTAGTTTACGATAGGCCTTCTTAATTTCCTGTTGAGAAGCATCCTTCGATACACCTAGCACTTCATAATAATCACGTTTACTCACTTGTTGATCACTCTCCCAGGCGCTATTACATAAGATTTATATTAACATTCTAGTTCAGTTTTAAGCAAATAGTTCATTATTAAGACATACGTGAAAAAAGTCAAAGTCAAGAAGATCCTGACTTTGACTTTTCTTTCAAGCTGCTTACTTTTTATTTTCGTCTTCGTTTACTTCCTCGTAGTCAGCGTCAACTACATCTTCTTCAGCATCTGACTGTTCACCCTGAGCAGCTTCTGCTTGCTGCTGTGCTTGTTCATAAAGCTTAACAGATAAGTTTTGAACCTGCTCTTGCAGTGCTTCTTTTTTCTCTTTAATTTGATCAAGATCTTCGCCTTCAAGAGCTGTTTGAAGCTCTTCTTTAGCTGTTTCGGCATTTTGCTTTTCTTCATCGCTTACTTTATCTTCAAGATCCTTGATCGTTTTGTCTGTCGTGAAGATAAGCTGATCAGCTTCGTTACGAAGTTCAATCGCTTCACGTTTCTTCTTATCTTCCTCCGCATTCTCTTCAGCCTGACGTACCATATCTTCTACTTCTTCATCAGAAAGGCCGGAAGAAGACTTGATTGTGATGGATTGTTCTTTGTTCGTACCCATGTCTTTGGCACGTACATTGACAATACCGTTCGCATCAATATCGAAACTTACTTCGATTTGAGGAACACCACGCGGAGCTGGCGGAATATCAGTCAGCTGGAAGCGTCCAAGTGTTTTGTTGTCCTGAGCCATTTCGCGTTCACCTTGAAGGACATGGATATCAACAGCTGTTTGATTGTCAGCCGCAGTAGAGAACACTTGAGAATGACTTGTAGGAATGGTTGTGTTACGTTCAATTAGTTTTGTTGTAACAGACCCCATTGTTTCAATGCCTAGTGACAGTGGTGTTACATCAAGAAGAACTACATCTTTAACGTCCCCTTGCAGTACTCCACCTTGAATAGACGCACCAAGTGCTACAACTTCATCCGGGTTAACCCCTTTGGAAGGATCTTTTCCTACCTCTTTCTTAATCGCTTCTTGTACAGCTGGGATACGAGTGGAACCACCGACAAGAAGTACTTTATGAATATCGCTTGAGCTCATGCCAGCATCTTTCATTGCCTGGCGAGTTGGCTTCATGGAACGTTCAATTAGATCAGAAGCAAGCTCTTCGAATTTCGCACGAGTTAGATTCATTTCTAAGTGTAGCGGTCCAGCTTCGCCAGCAGTAATAAATGGTAGAGAAATTTGTGTTTGAGCTACACCGGAAAGATCTTTTTTAGCTTTTTCAGCAGCATCTTTCAGGCGCTGTTTAGCCATTTTGTCTTGTGAAAGGTCAATTCCATTCTCTTTCTTGAACTCTGCTACCATGTGGTCCATGATCACTTCGTCAAAGTCATCCCCACCAAGGCGGTTGTCACCAGCTGTAGCTACAACTTCAAATGTACCTTCACCAATGTCAAGGATAGATACGTCAAACGTACCGCCACCAAGGTCATAAACTAAAATTGTTTGATCCTGGTCTTCTTTATCAATTCCGTACGCAAGTGCAGCTGCTGTAGGCTCATTGATAATACGTTCTACTTCAAGACCGGCAATTGTACCAGCGTCTTTGGTAGCTTGACGTTCCGCGTCATTGAAGTATGCAGGAACAGTTACAACAGCCTTCTCTACTGTTTCACCAAGGTAGTCTTCAGCATAACCCTTAATGTACTGAAGAATAGCAGCAGAAATTTCTTGTGGAGTGTATTCTTTACCTTCCACTTCAACTTTATAATCAGTACCCATATGACGTTTAACAGAAAGAATTGTGTTTGGGTTGGTGATTGCCTGACGCTTGGCTACTTCACCTACCTGACGTTCACCATTTTTAAATGCAACAGCAGATGGCGTTGTGCGGTTTCCTTCCGGGTTAGGGATTACTTTCGCTTCCCCGCCTTCCATTACTGCCACACAAGAGTTTGTAGTACCTAAGTCAATACCAATAATTTTACCCATAGTAGTGTATCCTCCTCTAACAAATTATCTTAACAATTTATTGATTTACTTTTACCATAGCCGGGCGGATAACCCGATCGTTTAAACGATAGCCTTTTTGCAGTTGCTCTACAACTACATTAGACTCAAAGTTGTCGTCCTCAACTTGCATCACTGCTTGATGTAAATTCGGATCAAACTCTTCCCCTTGAGCCGGGATTTCCTCCACACCCTCTTTTTCAAGAGCAGCTTGGAATTGGTCGTACACCATTTTCATTCCATTCGCAAAGTTCTGGGCCGCATCCCCATCCACTTCGACTTGCAAAGCTCTTTCAAAGTTATCAAGGACCGGGATTAGCTCTTCAACGATTGATTGAGATCTATATTTTCTGTCCGCTTCTCTTTCTTTTGAAGTTCGGCGGCGAAAATTATCATAATCAGCCTGAAGTCTGAGCAAACGGTTCTGAGCTTCCTCTTTCTCTTGCTTAATCTGAGCCAGCTCATCAGAAGATTCCTCAGTCTCTGACTGTTCCCTATCAAATTCAACTGCTTGTTCATCAGTTTCTGGTTCAATAATTTCTTGTTCTTGCTGATCTTTCTCTTCCACGACTTTCACCTCCTTGATTCTTATTTACCGTTATTGACTATAACATGAAAAAATATCCGAAGAAAAGCAAAGGCGGCCAGATTTAAATTCTTTGTGCTGACAATTAGATGGTCGCCCCTGCCCGTCCTAAAAAGCAACAGACAAAAAGAAGCGATGGGAGCCTTTCATCCCATCATCCATACATAACTTAAAGGTATCAATACCACCCTTTAAACGTTTCTGTCATATGCTTGGATAAAACACTTAACAATGAAATCACCCGATTGTACTCCATACGTGTTGGACCAAGCAAAGCAATCGTCCCTACCTGCTCATTTCCAAGAGTATAGCTTGCCGTGATCAGGCTGCAGTTTTGCATAGCATCAAAAGGATTCTCATGCCCTATACGTACATGAAGACCCTGGTCGCCTGATCTCAGCAAATCTGCCATTTCATTTTCCTGCTCGATTGTAGCAAAGAGCGAACGTACTTTCTCAAGGTCCTTAAATTCAGGCTGTGTAAGTATATTGGTTTTTCCTCCAATATAAAGCTTAGCTGGCTGTTCATCCATCAATGCAGCTTGCATATACCTGAATGCCTGCTCATCCATATGCTCCTTGACTAACTCCCGAACTTCAAGTTGGAGTTTTTCATGCAAATGAACTAATGGAACATCGCGCAAACGATCATTTAAGATATTGACCATTTTTTCAAGCTGAGCTGGCTTCATTTCAACAGGAACATTGAAAGCTCTGTGTTCCACATGACCTGTATTCGTCACTAAAATCGCGATCGCAGACTGTCCATTGAGCGGTACAATCTGCAGTTGCTTCAACTTTGTTTCGAATACTTCGGGACCGAGAATGATCGACGTATAATTAGTCATATCCGATAAGATCCCGGCTGATTTCTGCACGACCCGTTCGAATTCCATCATACGGTCCTTAAATGCTTCTCTGATCGTTTTTATCTCTCCATTAGACAATCGCAGTGGAGATAAAAGATGATCGACATAAAAGCGATAACCTTTCTCTGATGGTACCCGTCCCGATGAGGAATGGGTTTTTTCAAGGTACCCCATTTCCTCAAGGTCTGCCATTTCATTACGTATGGTGGCTGAACTATAGGTTACAGCTTCTTTTTTTGAAATTGACCGCGAGCCAACCGGCTGAGCAGTCAGGATGAAATCATCAATAATCACTTGCAAGATTAACAATTGTCTATCAGTTAACATCGATGATCACCTCTGTTAGCACTCGAATTAAGTGAGTGCTAAATCTAATAATAAATTATCAAAAGGGTGTTGAGATGTCAACGAATTTCCTTTGATTTTTCACGAATCCAGTAAAAATTCCTGAAATACCTCATTCCCTAGGATTTTCCCTTTATCTGTTAACCAAAGGAAGCCATCACCCTCTGCCAAGAGTCCGCGTTGTTTTAATGCAGGTACGGCATCTTTAAATACTTCATCAATAGTGCGGAAGTATTTAGCTTCAAAACGTGCTAAAGAAACACCGCTTACTTTACGTAAACCTAGAAACATCTCTTCTTCCATTTGCTCTTTCAGTCCTACCGGCTCTTCATGCAGAATAGGGCGGCCATTTGCCATTGCTTGTTTCACGTATGCCGGTAAAGGACGGATGTTTATTGTACGTTTGCCTGGCATGTAGCCATGGGACCCTGCTCCAATGCCGTAGTAATACTCATTATTCCAGTATGTCAAATTATGCTTACTCTCAAAACCAGGCTTAGCAAAATTGCTTATTTCATACTGGTCGATCCCCTGACTCGCAAGCTTCCTTTGCAGCAACTCATACATTTCTGCCTCATCATCTTCAGGAGGTTTTACGAGTGTTCCTTTCTTATACCGTTGATAAAAAACTGTCTTTGGTTCAATTTGAAGCGAGTAAGATGAATAGTGCGGAAGTCCGAATTGGAGAGCCTCGTCAATTGTTTCCTCAAATGCTCCCACTGTTTGTCCCGGTAAGGCATACATCAAATCAATACTAATATTCGTAAGGCCTGCTTGGATGAGACGGTCAACATTCGTATACACATCTTTGACACGATGTACCCTGCCGATTTTTTCAAGCATGTCATCATCAAAAACCTGAACGCCTAACGAAATTCGATTAACGCCGAAAGCTTTAAGAAGTTTCACTTTCTCGAAGTCCAAATCTCCAGGATTA encodes the following:
- the hrcA gene encoding heat-inducible transcriptional repressor HrcA, with amino-acid sequence MLTDRQLLILQVIIDDFILTAQPVGSRSISKKEAVTYSSATIRNEMADLEEMGYLEKTHSSSGRVPSEKGYRFYVDHLLSPLRLSNGEIKTIREAFKDRMMEFERVVQKSAGILSDMTNYTSIILGPEVFETKLKQLQIVPLNGQSAIAILVTNTGHVEHRAFNVPVEMKPAQLEKMVNILNDRLRDVPLVHLHEKLQLEVRELVKEHMDEQAFRYMQAALMDEQPAKLYIGGKTNILTQPEFKDLEKVRSLFATIEQENEMADLLRSGDQGLHVRIGHENPFDAMQNCSLITASYTLGNEQVGTIALLGPTRMEYNRVISLLSVLSKHMTETFKGWY
- the hemW gene encoding radical SAM family heme chaperone HemW, which encodes MTISSAYIHIPFCQQICHYCDFTKFFYNERLADEYLDALYQEIHAYIPGEKAKVRTIFVGGGTPTVVTLNQLEKLLSMIDEHFDIPACEEYTFEANPGDLDFEKVKLLKAFGVNRISLGVQVFDDDMLEKIGRVHRVKDVYTNVDRLIQAGLTNISIDLMYALPGQTVGAFEETIDEALQFGLPHYSSYSLQIEPKTVFYQRYKKGTLVKPPEDDEAEMYELLQRKLASQGIDQYEISNFAKPGFESKHNLTYWNNEYYYGIGAGSHGYMPGKRTINIRPLPAYVKQAMANGRPILHEEPVGLKEQMEEEMFLGLRKVSGVSLARFEAKYFRTIDEVFKDAVPALKQRGLLAEGDGFLWLTDKGKILGNEVFQEFLLDS